The Panicum hallii strain FIL2 chromosome 9, PHallii_v3.1, whole genome shotgun sequence genome has a window encoding:
- the LOC112873592 gene encoding peroxidase 35-like: MGAGIRILAAFLAALAAAAGVAAQLRQDYYTAVCPDLESIVRDAVSKKVQDQPVAVGATIRLFFHDCFVEGCDASVILVSTGNSTAEKDHPNNLSLAGDGFDTVIKAKAAVDAVPACTNQVSCADILALATRDVIALAGGPSYAVELGRLDGLVSLSTNVDGKLPPPSFDLDQLTTLFAANNLSQADMIALSAAHTVGFAHCSTFAERIQPASVDPTMNATYAADLQAACPAGVDPNIALQLDPVTPQAFDNQYFVNLVNGRGLFTSDQVLYSDARSQPTVVAWAQNATDFEQAFVDAMTRLGRVGVKTDPSQGNIRRDCAFLN; the protein is encoded by the exons ATGGGCGCCGGGATCAGGATCCTGGCGGCGTTCCTGGCGGcgctcgcggccgccgccggcgtggcGGCGCAGCTGCGGCAGGACTACTACACCGCGGTTTGCCCGGACCTGGAGAGCATCGTGCGCGACGCCGTGTCCAAGAAGGTCCAGGACCAGCCCGTCGCCGTCGGCGCTACCATCCGCCTCTTCTTCCACGACTGCTTCGTCGAG GGATGCGACGCGTCCGTGATCCTGGTGTCGACGGGGAACAGCACGGCGGAGAAGGACCACCCGAACAACCTCTCCCTCGCCGGCGACGGCTTCGACACGGTCATCAAGGCCAAGGCGGCCGTCGACGCCGTGCCGGCGTGCACGAACCAGGTGTCGTGCGCGGACATCCTCGCCCTCGCCACCCGGGACGTCATTGCCCTG GCTGGCGGGCCGTCGTACgcggtggagctcgggaggctgGACGGGCTGGTCTCGCTGTCGACCAACGTCGACGggaagctgccgccgccgtcgttcgACCTGGACCAGCTGACGACGCTGTTCGCCGCCAACAACCTGTCGCAGGCCGACATGATCGCTCTATCTG CGGCGCACACGGTGGGGTTCGCGCACTGCAGCACGTTCGCGGAACGGATCCAGCCGGCGTCGGTGGACCCGACGATGAACGCCACGTACGCGGCGGACCTGCAGGCGGCGTGCCCGGCGGGGGTGGACCCCAACATCGCGCTGCAGCTGGACCCCGTCACCCCGCAGGCCTTCGACAACCAGTACTTCGTCAACCTGGTCAATGGCCGGGGGCTCTTCACCTCCGACCAGGTGCTCTACTCCGACGCCCGCTCGCAGCCCACCGTCGTGGCGTGGGCGCAGAACGCCACCGACTTCGAGCAGGCCTTCGTCGACGCCATGACCAGGCTCGGCCGCGTCGGCGTCAAGACCGACCCCTCGCAGGGGAACATCCGCCGGGACTGCGCCTTCCTCAACTGA
- the LOC112875624 gene encoding peroxidase 51-like: MARPSPSPSLLVLAAVAAAVCLAQPGAADLKVGYYASTCPNVEAIVRGVVQQKMQATIRTIGSTIRLFFHDCFVEGCDGSVLIESTPGNQAEKDASDNKSLAFEGFDTVRSAKAAVEAACPDTVSCADVLALATRDAIAMSGGPFFPMELGRLDGLSSTASSVPGQLPEPNQTMDQLLAVFKAHGLNMSDLVALSAAHSVGLAHCSKFSDRLYKHRPGKPTDPTLNPKYARFLESKCPDGGPDNLVLMDQASPAELDNQYYRNLQDGGGLLGSDELLYTDNRTRPMVDALANSTAAFYKAFADAIVRLGRVGVKSGRRGNIRKQCDVFN; the protein is encoded by the exons ATGGCcaggccgtcgccgtcgccgtcgctgcTCGTCCTcgcggccgtcgccgccgccgtctgcctCGCGCAGCCCGGCGCGGCGGACCTGAAGGTGGGCTACTACGCGAGCACCTGCCCCAACGTGGAGGCCATCGTGCGCGGCGTGGTGCAGCAGAAGATGCAGGCCACCATCCGGACCATCGGCTCCACCATCCGCCTCTTCTTCCACGACTGCTTCGTCGAG GGTTGCGACGGCTCGGTGCTGATCGAGTCGACGCCGGGCAACCAGGCCGAGAAGGACGCCTCCGACAACAAGTCCCTGGCGTTCGAAGGCTTCGACACGGTGCGGAGCGCCAAGGCCGCCGTGGAGGCCGCCTGCCCCGACACCGTCTCCTGCGCCGACGTGCTTGCCCTCGCCACCCGTGACGCGATCGCCATG AGTGGCGGACCCTTCTTCCCAATGGAGCTGGGCAGGCTGGACGGGCTGAGCTCCACGGCCAGCAGCGTGCCCGGCCAGCTGCCCGAGCCGAACCAGACCATGGACCAGCTGCTCGCGGTCTTCAAGGCGCACGGGCTCAACATGTCGGACCTCGTCGCGCTCTCGGCGGCGCACAGCGTGGGGCTGGCGCACTGCAGCAAGTTCTCGGACCGGCTGTACAAGCACCGGCCGGGGAAGCCGACGGACCCGACGCTGAACCCCAAGTACGCGCGGTTCCTGGAGAGCAAGTGCCCCGACGGCGGGCCGGACAACCTGGTGCTCATGGACCAGGCCTCGCCGGCGGAGCTGGACAACCAGTACTACCGGAACctgcaggacggcggcgggctGCTGGGCTCCGACGAGCTGCTCTACACCGACAACCGGACGCGCCCCATGGTGGACGCGCTGGCCAACAGCACCGCCGCCTTCTACAAGGCCTTCGCCGACGCCATCGTCAGGCTCGGCCGCGTCGGGGTCAAGTCCGGCAGGCGGGGCAACATCCGCAAGCAGTGCGACGTGTTCAACTGA